From Deltaproteobacteria bacterium, a single genomic window includes:
- a CDS encoding phytanoyl-CoA dioxygenase family protein, with protein MPIEHLPNTATADEIAAVLARDGCAVVDQLVSRGEVEKFLAEIAPYEAANAAGTDSFAGRVTKRTGALIARSATARDFVMNPLVLATVAKVLGHASCHQLHLTQLISIGPGEPMQQIHRDQWAFDFFPFPTGYEVQCNTIWAMTDFTRENGATRVIPGSNHYADKLKFVEEQTEPAEMSLGSVLFYTGALYHGGGANRSSEVRRGLNLTYNLAWLRQEENQYLACSQEVARGLPEPLLRLMGYARGAYALGYVGDLLDPIELVKPNAGRTQLGDISSTLEKLRSA; from the coding sequence ATCTCCCGAACACCGCGACCGCCGACGAGATTGCCGCGGTCCTCGCGCGCGATGGCTGCGCGGTGGTCGATCAACTCGTCTCGCGCGGCGAGGTGGAGAAGTTCCTCGCGGAGATCGCGCCGTACGAAGCGGCGAACGCAGCGGGGACCGATTCCTTCGCGGGACGCGTCACGAAGCGCACGGGCGCGTTGATCGCGCGCTCGGCCACGGCGCGCGACTTCGTGATGAATCCGCTCGTGCTCGCGACGGTCGCGAAGGTCCTCGGCCACGCTTCGTGCCATCAGTTGCATCTGACGCAGCTGATCTCGATCGGGCCCGGCGAGCCCATGCAGCAGATCCACCGCGACCAGTGGGCGTTCGACTTCTTCCCGTTCCCGACCGGCTACGAGGTGCAGTGCAACACGATCTGGGCGATGACGGACTTCACTCGCGAGAACGGCGCGACGCGCGTGATCCCCGGCAGCAACCACTACGCCGACAAGCTGAAGTTCGTGGAGGAGCAGACGGAGCCCGCCGAGATGTCGCTCGGCTCGGTGCTCTTCTACACCGGCGCGCTCTATCACGGCGGCGGCGCGAATCGATCGAGCGAGGTCCGGCGCGGGCTCAACCTCACGTACAACCTCGCGTGGCTGCGGCAGGAGGAGAACCAGTACCTCGCTTGCTCGCAGGAGGTCGCGCGCGGACTGCCCGAGCCGCTGCTGCGCCTGATGGGTTACGCGCGGGGCGCGTATGCGCTCGGCTACGTGGGCGATCTGCTCGACCCGATCGAGCTGGTGAAGCCGAATGCGGGCAGGACGCAGCTCGGTGACATCTCGAGCACGCTCGAGAAGCTGCGCTCCGCCTAA